From Rhodococcus sp. B7740, one genomic window encodes:
- a CDS encoding TerD family protein, protein MGVTLAKGGNVSLTKEAPNLTAVSVGLGWDVRATTGGDFDLDASAIGLGTTKKALSDSYFVFYNNLRSPDGAIEHTGDNRTGEGEGDDESIDVDLAALTPDVDSIVFPVSIHNADALGQNFGQVVNAFIRVVDKSDGRELARFDLTEDASTETAMVFGELYRRGAEWKFRAIGQGYASGLEGIVRDFGIDVG, encoded by the coding sequence ATGGGCGTAACGCTTGCCAAGGGTGGAAATGTCTCGCTGACCAAAGAAGCACCGAACCTGACCGCTGTCAGCGTGGGTCTCGGCTGGGATGTCCGTGCCACCACCGGCGGCGACTTCGACCTGGACGCCAGTGCTATCGGACTCGGCACGACGAAGAAGGCGCTGAGCGACAGCTACTTCGTCTTCTACAACAACCTCCGCTCCCCCGACGGTGCCATCGAGCACACCGGAGACAACCGGACCGGCGAAGGTGAGGGCGACGACGAGAGCATCGATGTCGACCTGGCGGCCCTGACCCCGGACGTCGACTCCATCGTCTTCCCGGTGTCCATTCACAACGCCGATGCTCTTGGCCAGAACTTCGGCCAGGTCGTCAACGCGTTCATCCGCGTGGTGGACAAGTCCGACGGGCGCGAACTCGCCCGCTTCGACCTCACCGAAGACGCCTCGACCGAGACGGCAATGGTGTTCGGCGAGCTGTACCGCCGCGGGGCCGAATGGAAGTTCCGTGCCATCGGCCAGGGCTACGCCTCGGGCCTCGAGGGGATCGTGCGCGACTTCGGCATCGACGTGGGCTAG
- a CDS encoding mannosyltransferase has protein sequence MNRLVRLAPVLLAVSVLSRFVWAFATPNGMNLVDLHVYVDGSAALLGGNLYDYTYSVQTPDFPLPFTYPPFAALVFFPLHYLPFTVIGVLWQAATMIALFAVARLTLSMVLGDERAAEARWVRIAMLWTALGLWSEPVRTTLDYGQVNVFLVLLAILAVRSSRWWVAGGLVGFAAGIKLTPAITGLYFLATRRWKAAAFSAVAFALSVAVSYAALGHQAATYFTTLLGDADRIGPVGSVWNQSLRGALSRIAGEDVGQGPLWIVAAVVATGLAIAAWRAIGREDHLGTLVIVQLFGLLISPISWSHHWIWVIPMVIWLVHGPLRDIAGAKIVAGYWLVTVTVGVPWLLSFFQESIWTIPRPALEAWAGAVDVFGAALFLGWVVYVGRVRKARSVHRSDAPDPHPSV, from the coding sequence GTGAACCGACTTGTTCGGCTGGCCCCCGTTCTGCTCGCGGTCTCGGTGCTGAGCCGCTTCGTCTGGGCCTTCGCGACGCCCAACGGAATGAACCTCGTGGACCTCCACGTCTACGTCGACGGCTCCGCGGCACTGCTCGGCGGCAATCTGTACGACTACACGTATTCGGTACAAACCCCGGACTTCCCGCTCCCGTTCACGTACCCGCCGTTCGCCGCGCTGGTGTTCTTCCCGCTGCACTATCTGCCGTTCACGGTGATCGGCGTCCTGTGGCAAGCCGCGACCATGATCGCGCTGTTCGCCGTGGCGAGGCTGACGCTGTCGATGGTCCTCGGCGACGAGCGCGCCGCCGAGGCGCGCTGGGTGCGTATCGCCATGCTGTGGACCGCGCTGGGGCTGTGGTCCGAACCCGTACGGACGACACTCGACTACGGCCAGGTCAACGTATTCCTGGTGCTGCTGGCGATTCTCGCGGTACGCAGCAGCAGGTGGTGGGTGGCAGGCGGACTGGTCGGCTTCGCCGCCGGAATCAAGCTGACCCCGGCCATCACCGGTCTGTACTTCCTGGCCACCCGGCGATGGAAGGCCGCAGCGTTCTCGGCTGTGGCCTTCGCCCTCTCCGTCGCGGTCAGTTACGCGGCACTCGGACATCAGGCGGCCACGTACTTCACCACGCTTCTCGGCGATGCCGACCGCATCGGCCCCGTCGGCTCGGTCTGGAATCAGTCTCTGCGTGGTGCGCTCAGTCGGATCGCGGGGGAGGACGTCGGGCAGGGACCACTGTGGATCGTGGCCGCCGTCGTCGCGACGGGGCTCGCGATCGCGGCATGGCGTGCGATCGGACGCGAAGACCATTTGGGCACGCTGGTGATCGTGCAACTGTTCGGCCTGCTGATCTCACCGATCTCGTGGTCGCATCACTGGATCTGGGTGATCCCGATGGTGATCTGGCTGGTGCACGGCCCCCTGCGTGACATCGCCGGGGCGAAGATCGTCGCGGGCTACTGGTTGGTGACGGTGACCGTTGGGGTGCCGTGGCTGCTCAGCTTCTTCCAGGAATCGATCTGGACCATCCCTCGTCCCGCACTGGAGGCGTGGGCAGGCGCCGTGGACGTCTTTGGAGCAGCGCTGTTCCTCGGCTGGGTGGTCTACGTTGGACGAGTCAGGAAGGCGCGGTCAGTGCATCGATCCGACGCGCCAGATCCACATCCTTCTGTGTGA
- a CDS encoding 4a-hydroxytetrahydrobiopterin dehydratase, translating into MTELLTDRDIEDARLDEWTVVGKSLTRTVELASFPAAIEAVNRVAEAAEEADHHPDIDIRWRTLTFTLSTHSAGGLTQKDVDLARRIDALTAPS; encoded by the coding sequence ATGACCGAACTGCTGACCGATCGCGACATCGAGGACGCTCGGCTCGACGAATGGACCGTGGTCGGGAAATCCCTGACGCGCACCGTCGAACTGGCGTCGTTTCCGGCTGCCATCGAGGCGGTGAACCGCGTGGCCGAGGCCGCGGAAGAGGCGGACCATCACCCGGACATCGACATCAGATGGCGGACGCTCACGTTCACGCTCTCGACGCACAGTGCCGGCGGGCTCACACAGAAGGATGTGGATCTGGCGCGTCGGATCGATGCACTGACCGCGCCTTCCTGA
- a CDS encoding DUF1906 domain-containing protein: MEISVQVSRRELFKYAAAGSAAAVGLVALGTATAHADAGLGTLVDYSGGVPSAAAIKAAGHLGAVRYVSDRRPDANWMIGKPMRKSEADSLTSAGLEVVSNYQFGKGATSDWRGGYAAGVKHAERGLELHLAAGGPTDRPIYASIDDNPTAVEFATLIAPYILGWQSVIGAENTGIYANSPTIELASVAGLGQWYWQHNWGTPKGFVHPDAHIHQIRIDKDFVGGVKVDINNILKADYGQWSKSEANIL; the protein is encoded by the coding sequence ATGGAGATTTCTGTGCAGGTTTCGCGACGTGAGTTGTTCAAGTACGCCGCCGCGGGGTCCGCGGCCGCCGTCGGATTGGTTGCGTTGGGAACGGCGACCGCGCACGCCGACGCCGGGCTCGGCACCCTCGTCGACTACTCGGGTGGGGTGCCGTCGGCAGCGGCCATCAAGGCGGCCGGTCACCTCGGGGCCGTTCGGTACGTCTCCGATCGGCGACCGGATGCGAACTGGATGATCGGCAAGCCGATGCGCAAGTCCGAGGCCGACTCGCTGACGTCCGCAGGGCTGGAAGTGGTCTCGAACTATCAGTTCGGCAAGGGGGCCACGTCCGATTGGCGTGGCGGGTATGCGGCGGGTGTCAAGCATGCAGAGCGGGGACTCGAACTCCACCTCGCCGCCGGTGGTCCGACGGACCGCCCGATCTACGCGTCGATCGACGACAACCCCACCGCCGTGGAGTTCGCAACTCTGATCGCGCCGTACATCCTGGGCTGGCAATCGGTGATCGGAGCCGAGAACACGGGGATCTACGCCAACTCACCGACCATCGAATTGGCCTCGGTCGCCGGACTCGGCCAGTGGTATTGGCAGCACAATTGGGGAACACCCAAGGGCTTCGTTCACCCCGACGCACACATTCATCAGATTCGGATCGACAAGGATTTCGTGGGCGGCGTCAAGGTCGACATCAACAACATTCTGAAAGCCGACTACGGGCAGTGGTCGAAATCCGAGGCGAACATTCTCTGA
- a CDS encoding (deoxy)nucleoside triphosphate pyrophosphohydrolase has protein sequence MSGTPTAVVVAAALTHDGGLLLAQRTRPPELAGLWELPGGKVEPGESEDAALVRELREELGVECSVGAALSGDVDLAGGLVLRAYRASLVSGMPAALEHSALRWVDAQTLPTMDLVDADRLWLPELLEILLTSPGRS, from the coding sequence ATGTCCGGTACCCCCACCGCTGTGGTTGTCGCAGCCGCGTTGACGCACGACGGCGGGCTGCTGCTCGCGCAACGAACCCGTCCGCCCGAGCTGGCGGGTCTGTGGGAACTGCCCGGCGGCAAGGTCGAGCCCGGCGAGTCCGAGGACGCGGCCCTGGTGCGCGAGTTGCGGGAGGAACTGGGAGTCGAGTGCTCGGTCGGAGCGGCGCTGAGCGGCGACGTCGATCTTGCGGGCGGGCTGGTGCTGCGCGCCTACCGGGCCTCGCTCGTCTCGGGAATGCCTGCAGCGCTGGAACATTCGGCCCTGCGGTGGGTGGATGCGCAGACGCTGCCGACGATGGATCTCGTCGATGCGGACCGGCTCTGGCTGCCCGAACTGCTGGAGATCCTGCTCACTTCGCCCGGGCGGTCTTGA
- a CDS encoding PE-PPE domain-containing protein codes for MSQQKVTVLAVGGTGESHPSDHRTRVTGLLACVVGELDDRFVGRWVGYPASYGPVAFGGLCFRHSADIGVRRLRRAIEGTSGPIALIGYSQGATVVREVLGLVHAGTIDGSRIVAAGLISDPQQPVGAVDGCTGRGVAGAGPALPESIPVEWIGLKSDMICNASDDSLIRDIADLTRWMSFRTPKIWLRELWSLLRSNSFQNATRTRLRPSQWAKDVRRLRTAAVEVSGYLPQSLRWHRFEWANPGGGRHIAYAREPYEGDSTGCQVLARWLGGQADRREELLRTSLPQQRAA; via the coding sequence ATGAGCCAGCAGAAGGTCACCGTACTCGCCGTCGGAGGTACCGGAGAATCACATCCGTCCGACCACCGAACGCGGGTGACGGGCCTGCTGGCCTGCGTCGTCGGTGAGCTCGACGACCGGTTCGTCGGCCGGTGGGTCGGCTATCCGGCGTCGTACGGTCCGGTCGCATTCGGCGGACTGTGTTTTCGACACAGCGCAGACATCGGCGTCAGACGCCTGCGCCGCGCCATCGAGGGCACCAGCGGACCGATCGCCCTGATCGGGTACTCCCAGGGCGCGACCGTCGTACGCGAGGTGCTCGGCCTGGTCCACGCTGGAACGATCGACGGCAGCCGCATCGTTGCCGCTGGTCTGATATCGGATCCTCAGCAGCCGGTAGGTGCCGTCGACGGATGCACCGGACGTGGCGTTGCCGGTGCGGGTCCGGCTCTGCCCGAATCGATTCCGGTCGAGTGGATCGGTCTGAAGTCCGACATGATCTGCAACGCCAGCGACGACAGTCTGATCCGTGACATAGCGGACCTCACCCGATGGATGTCGTTCCGGACCCCGAAAATCTGGCTACGCGAGCTGTGGAGTCTGTTGCGCAGCAACAGCTTTCAGAACGCGACCCGAACCCGCCTTCGACCCTCGCAGTGGGCGAAGGATGTTCGACGCCTCCGCACCGCGGCCGTCGAGGTGTCCGGTTATCTACCGCAGTCGTTGCGCTGGCACCGATTCGAATGGGCCAATCCCGGCGGCGGGCGACACATCGCGTACGCACGCGAGCCGTACGAGGGCGACTCGACAGGATGTCAGGTTCTCGCGCGCTGGTTGGGCGGGCAAGCGGATCGGCGCGAGGAGCTGCTCAGGACTTCTCTGCCACAGCAGCGAGCTGCCTGA
- a CDS encoding sialidase family protein — MTPRVASGYRAGLRSSTNAAASADFVTDISYTEYGSAACTLGVAADNTVFVAPAFTVDGVGVLRSSDFGKSWRASVPEGVQQSRNRPYLYFDDVDERLFLHAGRFDAVPPHPLRTGFTLGVSDDRGETWRTRKVASKARMDAKVFAGPSNSRSGRVTYLSAPTPFAVRVRPLINVTRQVIWRSFDGGVKWEVAGGFDIDSKNIPGLPSREYVAFGKGVVAPDGTVYIGGRYGRRFAVAVSRDEGLTWDVRMVPGSALAKYHNAVHFLLLGSRYLLPESMAVDDDGNVYAVWPDRDGLLHAAWSSDGAVTWSRPVVVSAPGVRDARFGAITATGSGRVGIAYCGRERGRAFHGFIAQCRDFRTSGPVFVGGKYNEPDAPLFPYGFCSVVPGFGSRRSLNEIVRVHFAPNGDLVTGAAMQMRGRNRQRPWAARSEHTEMQAVLGRLGRIVSA, encoded by the coding sequence GTGACGCCCAGAGTTGCCTCGGGTTATCGGGCAGGACTGCGTTCCTCGACCAACGCCGCCGCATCGGCCGACTTCGTCACCGACATCTCCTACACCGAGTACGGCTCTGCGGCCTGCACCCTCGGGGTGGCGGCGGACAACACCGTCTTCGTCGCGCCGGCGTTCACCGTCGACGGTGTCGGTGTACTGCGCTCGTCCGACTTCGGAAAGTCGTGGCGCGCATCGGTTCCCGAGGGGGTGCAGCAGAGTCGGAATCGACCCTATCTGTACTTCGACGACGTCGACGAGCGGCTGTTTCTGCACGCCGGCCGTTTCGACGCGGTGCCGCCCCACCCGCTGCGAACGGGCTTCACCCTCGGAGTCAGTGACGACCGGGGCGAAACCTGGCGCACCCGGAAAGTGGCATCGAAAGCGAGGATGGACGCCAAAGTATTTGCCGGACCGAGTAATTCACGGTCGGGGAGAGTTACGTATCTCTCCGCGCCCACGCCGTTCGCAGTACGGGTGCGGCCACTGATCAACGTCACCCGTCAGGTCATCTGGCGGTCCTTCGACGGCGGGGTGAAGTGGGAGGTGGCCGGTGGTTTCGACATCGATTCGAAGAACATCCCCGGGTTGCCGAGTCGGGAGTACGTCGCGTTCGGCAAGGGCGTCGTCGCCCCGGACGGCACGGTCTACATCGGCGGCCGTTACGGCCGACGGTTCGCGGTGGCGGTCAGTCGCGACGAGGGCCTGACGTGGGACGTTCGGATGGTCCCCGGTTCGGCGCTGGCGAAATACCACAACGCAGTGCATTTTCTGCTGCTCGGATCGCGTTATCTGCTGCCGGAGTCGATGGCCGTCGACGACGACGGAAACGTGTACGCGGTGTGGCCGGACCGCGACGGGTTGCTGCATGCGGCCTGGTCCTCGGACGGTGCGGTGACGTGGTCGAGGCCGGTGGTGGTGTCGGCACCAGGGGTGCGCGACGCCCGCTTCGGCGCGATCACCGCCACCGGGTCCGGGCGAGTGGGCATCGCCTACTGCGGACGTGAGAGGGGTCGTGCGTTCCACGGCTTCATCGCGCAGTGCCGCGACTTCCGTACCAGCGGCCCGGTGTTCGTCGGAGGAAAGTACAACGAACCCGACGCGCCGCTCTTTCCCTACGGGTTCTGCAGTGTCGTACCGGGTTTCGGGTCCAGGCGCTCACTCAACGAGATCGTTCGTGTGCATTTCGCCCCCAACGGTGACCTCGTGACCGGGGCGGCGATGCAGATGCGGGGAAGGAACAGACAACGGCCGTGGGCGGCGCGATCGGAACACACCGAGATGCAGGCCGTCCTGGGCCGGCTGGGCCGAATCGTCAGCGCGTAG
- a CDS encoding Rv1157c family protein, producing the protein MGNITVLRTRGTRRVVTALAVAAAAALVVPTSASAQPLVPMAPADLPAAPADPAALIAQFLPAPGEPMPNLADVEALASFAPAILGAAAGPADVGAAPAADLLGQARTLLETAQLPDQVKALLERVITFLDGSGGGGPELPSDGPVIAQFLYPTLGKGCISDTADSVGTALAVPGPATLPPPGPGAGQAGFVFTALGTAPVAAQQAAPLTVTWLNIDNRRSGTQDLTGAAMINTDGPATLSAIADTGPGRVLSVISGSITTQSKEDPAAAPRSCTFLPTIGTVFVP; encoded by the coding sequence ATGGGGAATATCACCGTGCTTCGTACCCGCGGAACGCGTCGCGTAGTTACAGCCTTGGCCGTAGCCGCAGCCGCCGCACTCGTCGTGCCGACCAGCGCATCCGCACAGCCGTTGGTGCCGATGGCACCGGCAGATCTGCCCGCAGCACCGGCCGATCCCGCTGCTCTGATCGCTCAGTTCCTCCCCGCCCCCGGTGAGCCGATGCCGAACCTGGCCGACGTCGAAGCACTCGCCTCGTTCGCACCGGCCATTCTCGGTGCCGCAGCCGGACCTGCCGACGTGGGAGCTGCTCCGGCGGCGGACCTGCTCGGTCAGGCCCGCACCCTGCTGGAAACCGCACAGCTCCCGGACCAGGTCAAGGCACTGCTCGAACGGGTCATCACCTTCCTGGACGGCTCCGGCGGCGGCGGACCCGAACTGCCGTCGGACGGACCCGTCATCGCCCAGTTCCTCTACCCGACGCTCGGCAAGGGATGCATTTCCGACACCGCCGATTCCGTCGGAACCGCCCTCGCCGTACCGGGACCGGCCACCCTGCCGCCTCCCGGACCCGGTGCAGGACAGGCCGGCTTCGTCTTCACCGCCCTCGGCACTGCGCCCGTCGCTGCGCAGCAGGCAGCTCCCCTGACGGTGACGTGGCTCAACATCGACAACCGTCGCTCGGGAACGCAGGACCTGACCGGCGCGGCCATGATCAACACCGACGGTCCGGCAACGCTGTCCGCGATCGCCGACACCGGCCCCGGACGCGTCCTCTCGGTGATCTCCGGTTCGATCACCACGCAATCGAAGGAAGATCCGGCCGCAGCTCCGCGCAGCTGCACCTTCCTGCCCACCATCGGTACGGTCTTCGTTCCGTAG
- a CDS encoding SRPBCC family protein: MTGEAVPVLVERSAVVRADAATVHALIDDFHQWVKWSPYEGVDPDLKRTYSGPDAGVGASYSWSGNRKAGVGTMTITESIPEERIVLDLAFTKPFKNRNVTAFLLEPVADGTRVTWRMSGKQSKLFALIGKVFSMDKLVGPDFDKGLRQLAAVAEKS, translated from the coding sequence ATGACCGGTGAAGCCGTACCCGTCCTGGTCGAACGCTCCGCCGTGGTTCGGGCCGACGCCGCAACCGTCCACGCACTGATCGACGACTTTCATCAGTGGGTGAAATGGTCGCCCTACGAGGGAGTCGATCCGGACCTGAAGCGCACCTACAGCGGTCCCGACGCCGGAGTGGGTGCTTCGTACTCGTGGTCGGGTAACCGCAAGGCAGGCGTGGGGACGATGACCATCACCGAGTCGATTCCCGAAGAACGAATCGTGCTCGACCTCGCGTTCACCAAGCCGTTCAAAAATCGGAACGTCACGGCATTCCTGCTCGAGCCCGTCGCCGACGGGACCCGAGTGACCTGGCGAATGTCAGGGAAGCAGAGCAAGCTGTTCGCTCTGATCGGAAAAGTGTTCTCGATGGACAAGCTGGTCGGGCCGGACTTCGACAAGGGTCTCAGGCAGCTCGCTGCTGTGGCAGAGAAGTCCTGA
- a CDS encoding WS/DGAT domain-containing protein, whose protein sequence is MPRARADNRRPRSTRLHPADARAYWMASKIPSDQFLLYCFDNGSEGLDAEVPRLHERSGRIEVLRRRITDVAFGLDYPRWTEAGPRPDTISVHRAPRTWPECLDAIAASFARQVDPRVSVWNLHLYPNIADAPGGAAVVAVLQLSHAAADGTLAARTARDLFGTHPLPPASARAEHPAVFEQASTIVAAATVPLRLAQMVRGGVRARRDALSLGRGTDSGEIPPPAHSRAPTVLDVPPAGRTSVRTIVLPKSDLQSAGTTVTTFVLTAVSIALQGLLGDGQDLAAEVTLARDTRADARNNFGNVGVGLFTDEPDIRTRSRLVSADLAARRARANHPLSEAARASQDAVEAHVPAFLAEWGVAQFDPTAVPPSVTGNTVVSSVSRGAADLTFGGGSVRFTAGFPALSPAMSLTHGVHGIGDTVTVGITSNSAAVPDPDLYEALLRDALADVRAALA, encoded by the coding sequence GTGCCCCGCGCTCGAGCCGACAACCGCCGCCCCCGATCGACGCGCCTGCATCCGGCCGATGCGCGCGCGTACTGGATGGCGTCGAAAATTCCGAGCGACCAGTTTCTGCTGTACTGCTTCGACAACGGATCCGAGGGCCTCGACGCCGAAGTGCCACGACTGCACGAGCGCAGCGGGCGCATCGAGGTTCTGCGTCGACGCATCACCGACGTCGCATTCGGTCTCGACTATCCCCGCTGGACCGAGGCGGGCCCGCGCCCCGACACCATCTCCGTCCACCGAGCGCCGCGCACCTGGCCGGAGTGCCTCGACGCGATCGCGGCATCGTTCGCCCGTCAGGTCGATCCCCGAGTGTCCGTGTGGAACCTGCACCTGTATCCGAACATCGCCGACGCTCCCGGCGGCGCGGCCGTCGTTGCCGTGCTCCAGCTTTCGCACGCGGCAGCCGACGGAACACTGGCCGCTCGCACTGCCCGCGACCTGTTCGGTACGCACCCACTTCCACCGGCCTCCGCGCGGGCGGAGCATCCCGCGGTGTTCGAGCAGGCATCCACCATCGTTGCCGCTGCGACCGTCCCGCTTCGACTGGCACAGATGGTTCGCGGCGGCGTCCGTGCCCGACGCGACGCGCTGAGCCTCGGACGAGGCACCGACTCGGGTGAGATCCCTCCGCCCGCACACTCGCGCGCGCCGACCGTCCTGGACGTGCCGCCCGCCGGCCGGACGTCGGTACGCACCATCGTGCTTCCGAAATCCGACCTGCAGTCCGCCGGCACCACCGTCACCACTTTCGTATTGACCGCAGTGTCGATTGCACTGCAAGGGCTTCTCGGCGACGGACAAGACCTGGCCGCCGAGGTCACGCTGGCGAGAGACACACGAGCCGACGCGCGAAACAATTTCGGCAACGTCGGTGTCGGACTGTTCACCGACGAGCCCGACATCCGCACTCGCAGTCGACTCGTATCGGCCGATCTGGCCGCGCGTCGTGCTCGCGCGAACCATCCATTGTCGGAGGCCGCCCGCGCGTCACAGGACGCCGTCGAAGCACACGTGCCTGCATTTCTGGCCGAATGGGGCGTCGCGCAGTTCGATCCGACCGCAGTCCCTCCGTCCGTCACCGGGAACACCGTCGTCTCCAGCGTCTCGCGCGGTGCCGCAGACCTCACGTTCGGCGGCGGCTCCGTCCGATTCACCGCCGGTTTCCCGGCCCTGTCCCCCGCCATGAGCCTGACCCACGGAGTGCACGGCATCGGCGATACCGTCACCGTCGGCATCACCTCCAACAGCGCGGCCGTACCCGACCCGGATCTCTACGAGGCACTCCTTCGCGACGCTCTCGCGGACGTACGCGCGGCTCTGGCCTGA